A genome region from Populus alba chromosome 5, ASM523922v2, whole genome shotgun sequence includes the following:
- the LOC118062148 gene encoding casein kinase 1-like protein 6 isoform X1, whose amino-acid sequence MEKSKIDHMVGGKFKLGRKIGSGSFGELFLGVNVQTGEEVAVKLESVKTKHPQLHYESKLYMLLQGGTGIPHLKWFGVEIDYNVMVIDLLGPSLEDLFNYCNRKFTLKTVLMLADQLINRVEYMHSRGFLHRDIKPDNFLMGLGRKANQVYVIDFGLAKKYRDLQTHKHIPYRENKNLTGTARYASVNTHLGVEQSRRDDLESLGYVLMYFLRGSLPWQGLKAGTKKQKYDKISEKKVSTPIEMLCKSHPSEFVSYFHYCRSLRFEDKPDYSYLKRLFRDLFIREGYQFDYVFDWTVLKYPQIGASSRGRHSSGKPGHAGPSAERPAERVSVGKEIRERFSGAVEAFSTKRVTGSSLHDTSRNKTLDNPPEPEKGRSSSRYGSTSRKAIISNSRPSSSGEPSEGRSGRLLSSGGRLTSTQRVQPGYEIKSSQTRAAAARGTREDTFRSFEFLSLRK is encoded by the exons ATGGAAAAATCGAAGATTGACCATATGGTTGGTGGCAAGTTTAAGCTTGGGAGGAAGATTGGCAGTGGATCTTTTGGAGAACTCTTTCTGG gTGTAAATGTGCAAACTGGAGAGGAAGTTGCTGTTAAACTG GAATCTGTAAAGACCAAGCATCCACAGCTTCATTACGAGTCAAAGTTGTATATGCTTCTTCAAGGAGGGA CTGGAATTCCCCATCTCAAGTGGTTCGGAGTTGAGATTGATTACAACGTCATGGTCATTGACCTTCTTGGGCCAAGTTTGGAAGATTTATTCAACTACTGCAACAGGAAATTCACGTTGAAAACAGTGCTGATGCTTGCAGATCAACTA ATTAACAGAGTTGAATACATGCATTCAAGAGGTTTCCTTCACCGTGATATAAAGCCTGACAACTTTTTGATGGGCCTAGGCCGCAAAGCAAATCAG GTTTATGTCATTGATTTTGGTCTTGCAAAGAAGTATAGAGATCTTCAGACCCACAAGCACATTCCATACag GGAGAACAAGAACCTTACAGGCACAGCTCGCTATGCAAGTGTCAACACTCACCTTGGAGTTG AACAAAGCAGACGGGATGATTTGGAATCCCTTGGTTACGTGCTTATGTATTTCTTAAGGGGCAG TCTTCCATGGCAAGGATTAAAGGCTGGCACAAAGAAGCAAAAATATGATAAGATCAGCGAAAAGAAAGTTTCAACCCCTATTGAG ATGCTTTGTAAGTCACACCCCTCTGAATTTGTATCATACTTCCACTACTGCCGGTCACTGCGATTTGAAGACAAACCAGACTATTCATATTTGAAGAGGCTGTTTCGTGACTTATTTATTCGAGAAG gTTATCAGTTTGACTATGTTTTTGACTGGACTGTTTTGAAGTACCCTCAGATTGGTGCCAGCTCTAGAGGACGG CATTCTAGTGGGAAACCTGGTCATGCCGGACCATCCGCAGAAAGACCAGCAGAAAGGGTCTCAG TTGGAAAAGAGATTCGGGAAAGATTCTCAGGTGCAGTTGAAGCATTTTCAACAAAAAGGGTCACTGGTTCTAGTCTACATGATACTTCCAGAAACAAGACCTTGGATAAT CCACCTGAGCCAGAAAAAGGGCGCAGTTCTTCTCGATATGGAAGCACCTCAAGAAAAGCCATTATCTCAAATAGCAGGCCAAGTTCCTCTGGAGAACCTTCTGAAGGTCGCTCGGGCCGATTACTCTCTAGTGGTGGCCGTCTGACTTCGACTCAAAGAGTGCAACCAGGGTATGAGATCAAATCATCCCAGACCCGTGCCGCAGCTGCTAGAGGCACTCGTGAGGACACTTTCCGGAGCTTTGAGTTCCTCTCGCTCAGGAAGTGA
- the LOC118062148 gene encoding casein kinase 1-like protein 6 isoform X2 produces MLLQGGTGIPHLKWFGVEIDYNVMVIDLLGPSLEDLFNYCNRKFTLKTVLMLADQLINRVEYMHSRGFLHRDIKPDNFLMGLGRKANQVYVIDFGLAKKYRDLQTHKHIPYRENKNLTGTARYASVNTHLGVEQSRRDDLESLGYVLMYFLRGSLPWQGLKAGTKKQKYDKISEKKVSTPIEMLCKSHPSEFVSYFHYCRSLRFEDKPDYSYLKRLFRDLFIREGYQFDYVFDWTVLKYPQIGASSRGRHSSGKPGHAGPSAERPAERVSVGKEIRERFSGAVEAFSTKRVTGSSLHDTSRNKTLDNPPEPEKGRSSSRYGSTSRKAIISNSRPSSSGEPSEGRSGRLLSSGGRLTSTQRVQPGYEIKSSQTRAAAARGTREDTFRSFEFLSLRK; encoded by the exons ATGCTTCTTCAAGGAGGGA CTGGAATTCCCCATCTCAAGTGGTTCGGAGTTGAGATTGATTACAACGTCATGGTCATTGACCTTCTTGGGCCAAGTTTGGAAGATTTATTCAACTACTGCAACAGGAAATTCACGTTGAAAACAGTGCTGATGCTTGCAGATCAACTA ATTAACAGAGTTGAATACATGCATTCAAGAGGTTTCCTTCACCGTGATATAAAGCCTGACAACTTTTTGATGGGCCTAGGCCGCAAAGCAAATCAG GTTTATGTCATTGATTTTGGTCTTGCAAAGAAGTATAGAGATCTTCAGACCCACAAGCACATTCCATACag GGAGAACAAGAACCTTACAGGCACAGCTCGCTATGCAAGTGTCAACACTCACCTTGGAGTTG AACAAAGCAGACGGGATGATTTGGAATCCCTTGGTTACGTGCTTATGTATTTCTTAAGGGGCAG TCTTCCATGGCAAGGATTAAAGGCTGGCACAAAGAAGCAAAAATATGATAAGATCAGCGAAAAGAAAGTTTCAACCCCTATTGAG ATGCTTTGTAAGTCACACCCCTCTGAATTTGTATCATACTTCCACTACTGCCGGTCACTGCGATTTGAAGACAAACCAGACTATTCATATTTGAAGAGGCTGTTTCGTGACTTATTTATTCGAGAAG gTTATCAGTTTGACTATGTTTTTGACTGGACTGTTTTGAAGTACCCTCAGATTGGTGCCAGCTCTAGAGGACGG CATTCTAGTGGGAAACCTGGTCATGCCGGACCATCCGCAGAAAGACCAGCAGAAAGGGTCTCAG TTGGAAAAGAGATTCGGGAAAGATTCTCAGGTGCAGTTGAAGCATTTTCAACAAAAAGGGTCACTGGTTCTAGTCTACATGATACTTCCAGAAACAAGACCTTGGATAAT CCACCTGAGCCAGAAAAAGGGCGCAGTTCTTCTCGATATGGAAGCACCTCAAGAAAAGCCATTATCTCAAATAGCAGGCCAAGTTCCTCTGGAGAACCTTCTGAAGGTCGCTCGGGCCGATTACTCTCTAGTGGTGGCCGTCTGACTTCGACTCAAAGAGTGCAACCAGGGTATGAGATCAAATCATCCCAGACCCGTGCCGCAGCTGCTAGAGGCACTCGTGAGGACACTTTCCGGAGCTTTGAGTTCCTCTCGCTCAGGAAGTGA
- the LOC118062149 gene encoding vacuolar protein sorting-associated protein 2 homolog 3: MNLFSKKPSPKEALRDSKREMQHATRGIEREIGALQLEEKKLVAEIKRTAKTGNDAATKILARQLIRLRQQIANLQGSRAQMRGIATHTQAMHAQSSVAVGLKGASKAMEAMNKQMVPAKQMKVIREFQKQSAQMDMTTEMMSDAIDDALDNDEAEEETEELTNQVLDEIGVDVASQLSAAPKGKITGKNREDASSSGIDELEKRLAAMRNP, encoded by the exons atgaacctcttCAGCAAAAAACCAAGCCCTAAAG AGGCTCTTCGAGATAGCAAGAGAGAAATGCAACATGCTACTAGAG GTATAGAGAGGGAAATCGGAGCATTGCAGCTAGAA GAAAAGAAGCTTGTTGCGGAGATAAAACGGACAGCTAAGACTGGAAATGAT GCAGCAACTAAAATTTTAGCCCGGCAGCTAATCAGGCTTAGGCAGCAAATAGCTAACTTACAAGGCAGTCGAGCTCAAATGAGAGGCATAGCGACTCATACTCAG GCAATGCATGCTCAGTCTTCAGTTGCTGTTGGTTTAAAAGGTGCCAGTAAGGCAATGGAAGCTATGAATAAG CAAATGGTGCCTGCAAAGCAAATGAAGGTTATAAGAGAGTTCCAGAAGCAGTCAGCACAAATGGATATGACT ACTGAAATGATGTCGGATGCCATAGATGATGCTTTGGATAACGATGAGGCTGAAGAGGAGACTGAAGAGCTGACGAATCAG gTGCTGGATGAAATTGGTGTTGATGTTGCCTCACAG TTGTCAGCGGCACCAAAGGGTAAAATCACAGGGAAGAATAGAGAGGATGCCAGCAG TTCTGGCATTGACGAGCTAGAGAAACGTTTGGCAGCCATGAGAAACCCTTGA